Sequence from the Nymphaea colorata isolate Beijing-Zhang1983 chromosome 9, ASM883128v2, whole genome shotgun sequence genome:
TTTGAGCGTAGGACAGAAACTTGAGGCATGAAGTAAAACTCAATTTTCGCTAAAAAGCCTATAAGGGAGAAGATTTTTCAGGCCTGAAATTGAGTCTTGTTAAATTAGGTTTTGACAAACCCAATTATCGCTTGACCTACACACACTAAAACTGGGCTTAAGCTGTCATCTAAACAGCCCCTTAGCATTGATGAACTTCTTCTTTCTCCTAGGCAAGCTGAAGTTAGGTAAACTTTCAAGAGAAGAAGTTAAAAGGGTACCGTAAACTTCTTCAACTTAGCAGGTAAAGTCTGTAGAGAGGTAAATATCGACTGAAGCATAAAATTACAACTAAATTTGCAATGGAAATTCAACAATTGTCATGGAGCACAAACTTATGCGGAAGTTGGTATAACAGGGCAGCTCATCAGGGCTTTTCTATTAGAGTGTGGTGGGAGTTGGCATGATAGGTTAGCTGGAGCAACGTAAGGTCTTCTCTAAAAGTTAAGTTGtacaaaaatttagttttttcctaatttttgaaactaaataaattttgttatatattagTGAGACTATTTGGAACGTGACCATGAGTTGCCTCCAAAAAAGTATGTCCGTGAATGACTTACCTTCAAAAGATGTGTCCATGGGATGCCTTGtgcatggtttttttttgtatatagcATGGGCTTGAGATATCCATGCTATATGCTATTGAGATATTCTGTTTGAGATCTTAGACGGCCTCCGATTTCAGGTCCAAAGCTACCAAACATAGTACCAAATTGGATTGAACTCGGTGGCAAATCAATTCATTCATTGACCGATGAGAGGCAATTGTTTCCGATATTAATCAACAAGAAATTGTTTTTacttttagttatttttatttaattttcgttttgtttttgtggagactttttttagcaataaatttttttgtctaTTCATAATCGATTCTAGGTCGGAGACACCACCAGCCGTGCCACTCTCAGCAATAGTTGTAAACCTCAAGAGACCCCATTTGTTACTTAAAAGACAGACAGCGATCTCATTCACTTCACTCCTCGAGCGGCGGCAAATTGAACATGGAAAGTGAAGCGAGCGAGACTCCTCTTTTTCGCCTCAACACAGGGAGAACCAAGGGATGAGGAGGAAGAGCAACAGCTTGTGCAGACTGTGGGAGAAGTAGAGGAACCTGAGGTGAAGATCCCTAGAAAGGAAAGGACGGaataggaaaaggaagaagaagaagtggaggaggaggagatggagGGTGACCAAGTGGAGGAAAAAGTGAGTTTGGAAGGTTGAGTCATGGGGCCGATTTATAATTGGGGGTTCGCTTCCTTCCTTGCGACGAGGCCAATCCCCAACTCTAAATCGACCTCACGACTCAACCTCATGTCAACCTTACAGGCTCACTTTCCCCTCCTTTTTACTCTCCTCCACTCCTTGTTCTTCCATTGCCTATTCCCTCATTTCCTTTATCGGCACCTAGCCCTCAAGTTCGTCTACTTCTCTTACAATCGAGACAAACTGTTGCTCTTCCCCCTTCTCCTATGCTTCTCCATGTATTGAGACACAAAGAGGATGCCAGCTCGATTTACTTTCAACGTTCAATTTGCCACCGCTCGGGAAGAGCAAAGTGAAAGAGGTAGCTGCGCGTCATTAGGTAATAAATGGAGTCTCTTGACGTTTACAACTATTGGCAAGAGATGGACGGATGAAGGCTGGCCAAGGTCCGGCAGGATCTTtctaccttttttgttttaaatcttGGTGAAGCACAGGCAAGGTAAAAGTTATAGAAGGcacgaagctggttatatacacAAGTTTATGCGCCATGCAACGGCTCATGTGCATGGAATGTACTTTTTCAAAATGAGTGAAGAGAACACATGTCATGCACCAACTGTAAATCTTGGTGAAGCACAGGCAACCTAAACGTTATAGGAgaaaagctggttatatgcacaagTTTATGCGCCATGCAATGCCTATGTGCATGACAAATACTTTTTGAAAGTGGGCGAGGAGAACACATGTTATGCACCAGGAATTAACCGTAAATCTTGGTGAAGCACAGACAAGGTAAACATTATGAAAGGCACGAAGCTCGTCGTATGCACAAGCTCATGCACCAGGAACTAACTTTGCACACAGAAAGGTCATCGAGATGGCAGAGGCAAAGAGGGGACTTTCATCACCCCTGATACTAACCAATCTAACACTTCTTATCTATAGTGGCTGTTGCAAATGAGAGTGAGACCGTCTCTATTTATAAAACTGGGAAAGAGAGAACGAGGGATAGATAGCAAAACAGTCAATTGGAGCCCAACAAGGAAACCTTCTCTATctgttagggatgtcaatatttGAGACCAAAATTAGAAATATGATCTGActgcttcaaaaaatttagaaaaacatTAATATGCAATCAATAAATCGTATTcgatttcattttcaaaataggACATATgatggattcagatttggttttaaacaaatatccaatcaaattaAGATTGTGATTGACACACTGCCTGGAATTGCATCCATATATACTCGTTATGAACAGATTTCTCTATAAAAGTACTCCTGTCCTCATATAGGCATTACGGaaatcaatttttcttttttatgtttttccaaaGTAGACTCACTCGATTAATATAATCAGATTACTTTGTAGGCGCTAATCAACACTCGTAATTAACTTTATTAGAAATGTTTTCACGTGTGCAATTATATACGAACAACGCAGAGGGGCATTATTATAAGAAATATTGGATTTGAGGAGGCCCGATATATAATAAACTTAATTACGTGAAGGaaccaatatgtaaattaataaaataaattgtgGTCGAgagggcaattgcccacacgtaCCCACACCTAGCGCCGCAACGTGGATTGCTTTCTGCCACGTTATTTTGCCTTCCATGGCCACCAGTTTTGAGTATTTTTGCCAatatataaagttttttttagaTACAAATCATGTTATTTTGAAACAGAATCACCATATGATCTAAAAGTTTTCAATTATTAAGCTACTACATGCATGATCCCGTCTAACAAATATAATTTGGTAATAGGATGATCACTTGATTGAATGCATTTAGAGTTGAAAACGCAGTGGGGATACACCACTTAATCAGTCACTTCGTTAAGAGTTGAACTCGAATCAACTAAATGCATTGGAAACGAACATGGTACTGGCAAAAGTATGCGTTAattctccctttctctccctttttatatatgtatacccaTTTTCATTTAGGCAAAGGAAGTCGAGGAGGAGGCATATATTGTTGAAGAAGGCGAAGCCGTTGGTGTTGGATACACTGTTAAATAGATTGTGGAAAAAGGGGAAGGCATTGGCGTTGTTCTTCTCTGCTCACAACGTTGACGTGCACTATTGGAGAAGAACACAGCTTTCCCGAAAACAATCGAGAGCAGAAGCAAGACGAGGGTGACAAACAGCGAAGCCATAGACAGGACCCTTCTAATTTGATGAGCTAAGACGGTGTCTGTTGCCTTCGCATATGAGGCCGATGAGAGTGCAAGCATCGTCACAGGGAAGGAATAAGCCCACCATGCAAAACTGAACTTCTTCATCGAATTCTGAAAAAGCGGTGGCGTGACCATCTATTAAACAGAAATCGTAAACAAGCGATCAGAACGATGAACTGAAGAGAAGGACTTTAACTCGACAATTTATGTAAAACAAGCGTTATCAAGGTAAGGTTAGTAGCAAATTCAAACTGACGAGTAGTGCCATGTGAGCTTACTAGCGAtgtgaagaggaagagggagaggaagtACAACATCTTGCAGCCGGCGCCGAAGTAGCCCGAGATCGACTCCCATGCAACAGACGCCACGCTCGGTGCAGCGATCGACAAGAAGGACGCTGGTCGTAGTTGGATCGTGATGGACCTGACGCTTGATAGGCGCTGATACAATGCAATAAACACCACAACACAATGCATGATGCCGatggaaaataaaaacagaCTGATTTGTGGCAAGGAGAGGTCGGCGGCGGTCTGAGCTGCAGCGAAGTGGCCGATCATGGAGAGGTGGGTGGAAGGGGTCGCTATGGCCGCCAAGATTTGCTTGTCCTTGGTGAACGACTGGCCATAGATGTTGAACTGCAGCAGAAGCACAGGCAAGGTGAAGGAGCCCCAAAGGGCCATCGAGATGACTCTGCCCAAATGGACCCAGTTGAAGAAATTGGTTCCCTCTAATCTAATGCCCAGCCTCCAATATCGGTCTTGTATGGAGGCAGGGATTAGGATGCACCGAAGGAGCAAGATGGCGGAAATCCATGGCGTAAAGAGGTAGTTCACCCAGAAGGGGTGGAGGAAATCGACCTTGACAATGTTGGAGTAGAATATATATTTGAGGATGTataagaggaaggaggaggagagagcGAGAGCGGCCAGCAGCCAGGAGTACCTCTCTACGACGGAGTTGAAGATGGGAGGCCATGGATCGTAGAAGGATATGGAGTTCATCGTCCTCCAAAGGACAGCTTGGCCGGCGAGGGCCATGGAGGCCATGAAGATGTCTGCGTGAAACCTTGCCAAGAATGGAGAAGGTGACTGACCAGTAGTCCCTCGCTTTCTGTCCATAGTGGTTGTTGCTGCTTGCGGGAAGAAGAAAGACAGGTCCTATTTGTACAACTAGGAACCTAATTTGAATGAGACGGTGAGGCAGAGATAAAACAGTCAGAAGGAGTCAACAAGGAAATCTTCTCTCCTTCACAATTGCATCTACTAGGGACATGAATGGATAAGATTTGAACCAGATATACTTAACTACTTAAGATTCAGATGTAGAAAAAGGTTTATCGGTCAATTAAAAGCTTGAATCatgtttggatttaagaaatcaTGTCTAATTGAATTCCGAAATGGGTTTAAGAAAACAACAGATTGAATTATGATT
This genomic interval carries:
- the LOC116260600 gene encoding S-type anion channel SLAH4-like codes for the protein MDRKRGTTGQSPSPFLARFHADIFMASMALAGQAVLWRTMNSISFYDPWPPIFNSVVERYSWLLAALALSSSFLLYILKYIFYSNIVKVDFLHPFWVNYLFTPWISAILLLRCILIPASIQDRYWRLGIRLEGTNFFNWVHLGRVISMALWGSFTLPVLLLQFNIYGQSFTKDKQILAAIATPSTHLSMIGHFAAAQTAADLSLPQISLFLFSIGIMHCVVVFIALYQRLSSVRSITIQLRPASFLSIAAPSVASVAWESISGYFGAGCKMLYFLSLFLFTSLMVTPPLFQNSMKKFSFAWWAYSFPVTMLALSSASYAKATDTVLAHQIRRVLSMASLFVTLVLLLLSIVFGKAGSSPQVPLLLPQSAQAVALPPHPLVLPVLRRKRGVSLASLSMFNLPPLEE